In Nicotiana tabacum cultivar K326 chromosome 19, ASM71507v2, whole genome shotgun sequence, one DNA window encodes the following:
- the LOC107803011 gene encoding protein IQ-DOMAIN 11, with product MAKKKSWFNLLKRIFVSESESRLEKAKRKRWVFARLKIRRLAASSALSPPRERRHQKAEEKQSKPTINVDVERIAIANAAAKTPEVEAEMASLKEGTESIHEPKDETLGLSKLALLDQVPQFFYLYERKIEHLAAIKIQTAFRGYLARKALRALKALVRLQAIVRGRAVRRQAIATLKSLQSIVNIQSEVCAKRCDLVKTTVHCQENTLLDVGEKDIKIDVNSQRRWDNRFLSKEETNKLFSSKREAAIKRERIREYWLSHRRSTETEINGRRRYWLEQWVDAQLAKRDDLKNLDTLFSARNKEECERKEIKPRTLPKQYHTDQELVSPIYVPRRSFHHRRQHSSGDDNSFMGSPVLPTYMAATESARAKARSMSSPRLRPLNTDVYSEINSPYKYKLSPISSINSDVTVTGRIGSVTGFSQRSPCLKGTPGPIKSTRSIKDHNFESDGSFTNWDRIGACR from the exons ATGGCAAAGAAGAAAAGCTGGTTCAACTTGCTGAAGAGGATTTTCGTTTCAGAGTCTGAATCAAGATTAGAGAAG GCAAAGAGGAAGAGATGGGTATTTGCAAGGCTAAAGATCAGGAGACTGGCGGCGTCCTCGGCCTTATCACCACCAAGGGAAAGGAGACACCAGAAAGCAGAAGAGAAGCAGAGTAAGCCTACTATAAATGTTGATGTTGAAAGAATTGCTATAGCTAATGCAGCTGCTAAAACACCAGAGGTTGAAGCTGAAATGGCTTCCTTAAAAGAAGGCACTGAATCTATCCATGAGCCTAAAGATGAAACTCTTGGACTGTCAAAATTGGCTCTTCTGGACCAAGTACCACAGTTCTTTTACCTCTATGAGAGAAAGATTGAACATCTTGCTGCCATCAAAATTCAGACAGCTTTTCGTGGTTATCTG GCAAGAAAAGCTTTGAGAGCACTAAAGGCACTAGTCAGGCTTCAAGCTATTGTTCGCGGAAGGGCTGTTCGACGTCAGGCTATTGCTACCCTCAAGTCCTTGCAGTCAATTGTAAACATTCAGTCAGAAGTCTGTGCAAAGAGATGTGATCTGGTGAAAACCACAGTACATTGTCAAGAAAACACGTTGCTGGATGTGGGAGAGAAAGATATAAAG ATTGATGTAAACAGCCAGAGAAGGTGGGACAATCGATTTTTATCCAAGGAAGAGACAAACAAGTTGTTCTCAAGCAAAAGGGAGGCTGCTATCAAGAGAGAACGAATAAGAGAATACTGGTTAAGCCATCGA AGGTCAACAGAGACAGAAATAAATGGAAGACGCCGATACTGGTTAGAACAATGGGTAGATGCTCAGCTGGCTAAAAGAGATGACCTTAAAAACTTGGATACACTTTTCTCAGCAAGAAACAAAGAGGAatgtgagagaaaagaaattaaacCAAGGACTTTACCAAAACAATACCATACAGATCAAGAATTGGTTTCTCCAATATATGTTCCAAGAAGATCATTTCACCACAGAAGACAGCACTCGAGCGGAGATGATAATTCTTTCATGGGCTCTCCTGTTCTTCCAACATACATGGCAGCCACTGAATCTGCAAGAGCAAAAGCAAGATCAATGAGCTCACCAAGGCTAAGACCTCTCAACACCGATGTTTACTCAGAGATTAATTCTCCCTATAAGTACAAACTATCTCCCATATCTTCTATCAACAGTGATGTCACAGTAACAGGTAGGATCGGAAGTGTTACAGGGTTCTCACAAAGATCACCATGCTTGAAAGGTACACCTGGTCCGATAAAATCAACCAGGAGCATTAAGGACCACAACTTTGAGTCAGATGGCTCGTTTACAAATTGGGATCGCATTGGTGCCTGCAGATGA
- the LOC107803010 gene encoding uncharacterized protein LOC107803010 isoform X1, translated as MLLKAYGLDTGTMANLSVSQLQQKIEMIGKLCEEVDAIRAESLKWKEGMDRFAAEKETARAQLSSAENQLQKMKEKNSVQARGIEELEARLAFVLANAESDAEKAKADADALVAVYRANAEAAQVQAREAAETADTRAHWVAKLAKCRSRRETLEEIHARGFDFAEEIKRAKELEADAEALVSDDDDDDNDDDDGSKSGSENGGRGKGEPDREETAPGDDREA; from the coding sequence AtgcttttaaaagcctatgggcttgataccggaacgatggctaatctttcggtctcacagctgcagcaaaaaatcgagatgatcGGAAAACTCTGTGAAGAAGTTGATGCGATAAGAGCGGagtctttgaagtggaaagaaggaatggaccgttttgctgcagagaaagaaactgctcgagcccaattgtcatcggccgaaaaccaacttcaaaaaatGAAGGAGAAAAACTCGGTCCAAGCAAGaggaatagaggagctcgaggctcggttggcctttGTACTTGCCAACGCCGAATCTgacgccgaaaaggcaaaggccgatgcggatgcactcGTAGCCGTCTATCGGGCCaatgctgaagctgcccaggtccaagcaagagaggcagccgagaccgccgatactcgagcacattgggtcgctAAACTGGCTAAGTGCCGAtctcgaagggagaccctcgaggagatccatgctcgaggtttcgacttcgctgaagagataaaaagggccaaagaactcgaagctgatgctgaagccttggtttccgatgacgatgatgatgacaatgatgatgacgatgggagtaagagcggatccgagaacggggggagggggaagggggagcccgatagagaagagaccgctcctggGGATGACCGGGAAGCTTAG
- the LOC107803012 gene encoding geranylgeranyl diphosphate reductase, chloroplastic-like, giving the protein MAAQTHLLHPLHCLPVSLKTQNPQKQCHYFKQKPINPVVSKLRAAVIGGGPAGSSAAEALATGGIETFLFERSPATAKPCGGAIPLCMLDEFSIPYHLIDRRVTQMRIISPSNLVVDFGKTLKPHEFIAMLRREVLDSFLRRRAESSGATLMKALVTNLVVPTSLHEPYVIHYTMDNCQRQLAVDVIVGADGANSRVAKSIKAGNYATAIAFQERIKLPEDKMGYYENLAEMYVGNDVSPDFYAWVFPKCDHVAVGTGTVCSKSNIKLFQHGIRARVRPKIDGGRVIKVEAHPIPEHPRPVRVRGRVALVGDAAGYVTKCSGEGIYFAAKSGRICGEAIVKASQGGEKMISEDDLKRVYLRKWDDKYFTTFKFLDILQKVFYGSNAAREALVELCGDEYVQRMTFDSYLYKKLATGNRLNDATMVMNTISSLVRCNIMGREVDASAQKILSRV; this is encoded by the coding sequence ATGGCCGCCCAAACACACCTTCTTCACCCTCTTCACTGTCTTCCAGTTTCACTCAAAACCCAAAACCCACAAAAGCAATGCCATTACTTCAAACAAAAGCCCATAAATCCAGTTGTCTCCAAGCTTCGAGCAGCCGTTATAGGCGGAGGCCCAGCTGGATCTTCAGCTGCAGAAGCTTTAGCCACCGGCGGTATCGAAACTTTCCTCTTCGAACGCAGCCCAGCTACAGCCAAGCCATGCGGCGGCGCCATTCCACTTTGCATGCTCGACGAGTTCTCGATACCTTATCACCTCATCGATCGGCGCGTCACTCAGATGAGAATCATTTCTCCGTCGAATCTCGTCGTCGATTTCGGAAAAACCCTAAAACCGCACGAGTTCATCGCCATGCTCCGCCGTGAAGTCCTCGACTCGTTCCTCCGCCGCCGCGCCGAGTCTAGCGGCGCCACTCTCATGAAAGCGCTGGTCACTAACCTCGTGGTCCCCACATCCTTACACGAGCCGTATGTGATTCATTACACTATGGATAATTGCCAGCGTCAGCTCGCCGTCGATGTAATCGTCGGCGCCGACGGAGCCAATAGCCGGGTGGCTAAATCGATCAAAGCTGGAAATTACGCTACTGCCATTGCTTTCCAAGAGAGGATTAAATTGCCCGAGGACAAAATGGGGTATTACGAAAATTTGGCTGAGATGTACGTGGGGAATGACGTGTCACCCGATTTTTACGCGTGGGTGTTTCCTAAATGCGACCACGTGGCAGTGGGGACGGGCACGGTGTGCTCAAAGTCTAATATTAAGTTATTTCAGCACGGTATCAGAGCACGAGTCAGACCAAAGATCGACGGCGGGAGAGTGATTAAGGTGGAGGCACATCCAATACCGGAGCACCCGCGCCCGGTTCGAGTACGTGGACGGGTTGCTCTAGTAGGAGATGCGGCAGGATACGTGACAAAATGTTCGGGCGAAGGAATATATTTTGCAGCAAAAAGTGGAAGAATTTGTGGGGAAGCAATTGTGAAGGCCTCACAAGGTGGAGAAAAAATGATTAGTGAAGATGATTTGAAAAGGGTGTATTTAAGAAAGTGGGATGACAAGTATTTCACAACTTTCAAGTTTTTGGATATATTGCAAAAAGTGTTTTATGGTAGCAATGCAGCAAGGGAAGCATTAGTGGAGTTGTGTGGAGATGAATATGTGCAAAGGATGACATTTGATAGCTACTTGTATAAGAAATTAGCTACTGGCAATAGATTGAATGATGCTACAATGGTGATGAACACAATTTCAAGTTTGGTTAGGTGTAATATTATGGGACGAGAAGTTGATGCATCTGCCCAAAAAATACTCTCACGAGTATAA